The DNA segment CACCCAGGGCGACGAGGTCACCTGGAACAGCCACGGCAGCACCACGGAAGGCACGGTCGAGCGGAGGATCACCCGACGCACCGAGGCCGCCGGCCGCACCGTGCACGCCTCGCCCGAGGATCCGCAGTACGAGGTACGCAGCGCCCGGTCCGGCAGGTCGGCCGTACACAAGCCGTCCGCACTGCGCAGGAAGCGAACCGGTGACTGATGCAGACGTTCCTGCCCCACCCCGACGTCCGGCAGGAGGGGTGAGACCACGAGGCCGGGGTAACCGCGTTTGTACGAAGGCCCTATTGCAAGGGTGTTGTCGTCGAGCGTCTCAGGAGGACAGCCGTGCCAGGCATGTTGGACAAGATCAAGCAGTTCAGCAGGAGCCCGCAGGGGCGACGTGCCGTGGAGGAGGTACGCCGCGCCTCTGCCGACCCGCGCCGCCGGGCCCAGGCCCAGCGGTTGCTCGGCAAGCTGCGGGGGCGGCGCCGCTGAAGCGCCTGGTGTGCTTCTCCGGGCGCCGCGCCGATGGCCGGCCCGGCTGTCCGCTGAAGGGCGCCGGGCGAAGCGGGAGAGCGCATCGTGTCGGCGCCTGTTCGGTGCGTCGAGCCGTCCGCACGAGGGCCGCGTGAGCCATTGGGGTGCACTGTCAGTGGCAGGCGCAACAATGCGGTCCAGCAAGATCGACATTGGGTCCGGAACGAGGCGTGCGCTGTCCGTCCTCCACCCTGGAAAGGCCGTACAGATGCCCCTCGCGACCTCCCGCGCCTCGATTTCCGTCGCGGACGCCGACCCCGCGGCCATCACAGTTCACCCTGCGCGCCGCGGCGAGCGCGACCGTGCCGGGCGGGCGGCACGTACGGACCTCGCCGACTTGAGCGCACCATTCCAACTGCCCCCACCCAGACCCACGGTGGCGCTCGACGCCCTCGCGTCCGAGGTGCTGCGCATCGTGTCCGACTCCCGCACGCCCGTCTTCGTGACCGTCCACGAGGGTGGACGAATCCGCTACGGCTACTGGCGCCCGGTCGACTCCGCCACAGGCCGAGGCGGCTGCTACGTCGCTCTGCCCACCGACGTGTGCGAAAGGCTGCGCTCCGGCGGACGCATCGAAATGGGCGAGCCCATCAACGATCCGTCCAAGACCACCTACCGGATCCGGCCTGCCCGTACTCGGACGAAGACGGGACGCCAAGAAGGCAGT comes from the Streptomyces sp. NBC_00443 genome and includes:
- a CDS encoding DUF2945 domain-containing protein, which translates into the protein MAKKAKSAKGTSGGDKGKQLTQGDEVTWNSHGSTTEGTVERRITRRTEAAGRTVHASPEDPQYEVRSARSGRSAVHKPSALRRKRTGD